From one Gossypium hirsutum isolate 1008001.06 chromosome D08, Gossypium_hirsutum_v2.1, whole genome shotgun sequence genomic stretch:
- the LOC107947858 gene encoding brassinosteroid-responsive RING protein 1, translating to MGFPVAYSELLLPRLLLHTLSLLAYLRKFISTLFLYLGLPDFLEPDIPWREYAPETHHASAAPVSALLIRELLPVVKFSDLVDPPESCAVCLYDFEGQDEIRRLTNCRHIFHRSCLDRWMGYDQKTCPLCRTSIVPDDMQQTFNERLWAASGIPEVFGDYSQITAL from the coding sequence ATGGGTTTCCCAGTAGCCTACTCAGAGCTTCTTCTTCCAAGATTGCTTCTCCACACGCTTTCTCTCCTTGCTTACCTTCGCAAATTTATTTCCACTCTCTTCCTCTATTTGGGTCTCCCCGATTTCCTCGAACCCGACATTCCTTGGCGCGAATACGCCCCTGAAACCCACCACGCTTCCGCCGCCCCCGTCTCTGCTCTCCTCATCCGGGAACTCCTACCCGTCGTCAAGTTCTCCGACCTCGTCGACCCGCCGGAGAGCTGCGCCGTGTGCTTGTACGACTTCGAAGGGCAGGATGAGATCAGGCGGCTGACTAACTGCCGCCATATTTTCCATCGGAGCTGTTTGGACCGTTGGATGGGGTATGATCAGAAAACATGTCCGCTTTGTAGAACAAGTATTGTTCCTGATGATATGCAACAAACGTTTAATGAGAGGCTGTGGGCTGCCTCTGGGATCCCTGAAGTCTTTGGTGATTATTCTCAAATTACTGCTTTGTAG